From Desulfurobacteriaceae bacterium:
TGATAATATCCCTCGCTTTGGCTCCCATTGTGTTTGAAAGATAGTTAATAGTGTCTCCTACTTCTCTTAATAATCCGATTGTGGGTATCCCGAAAGCTCTCCTGATCTGTCCGAAAGCTTCACCTGCTTCTTCGGGCAACATATCAAAAGCAAAAGCAGCTTTAGCTACCAACTTTGTAAATTCAACTAACTGCTTTCCTTTTAGAGTTTCATCCATCTGAGCAAGACTAGCAGAAAGTTTCACTATCTCATTACGGGGAAGAGGAATTTGAGTAGAAAGTTTCATGAAGGTTGTAGAGAATTTTGTGAGCTCCCTTTGGGAAGCTCCAACAACTTTATTAAATTCTGCCATAACTTGCTCGTACTTGATAGCTTCGTAAATAGGAAAAGCAAAAGTTCCTGAGATCGTTCCACCAATAATGGCAATTTGTTTTCCAAGTTCAACCAATTTTGAAGAAACTCCCCATAGATCCTCAAGAGCTTTTTTTGCCTTTTGGACCTCTAAGTGGAGTTTTTGAAGAGGAGAGGTAAATTTATCAACAACTTCTAATACTACACCAACCCTAAACCAATCAGCCGCCCAATCCATTATTTACCTCGAACAATTGTTTTGATGGTATGACTAGGAAATTTTTCCGCAACTTCTGTTTTTGCTTTCTCAAAAAACCTTTTAGGTTTAATTTTTACTTGCTTTCGTAATTTGAATTGAGGTTTTGGTTTTACATTGCCTTTCTGAATGAAGATTACACCATCTCTAATAAATACGGAGTAACCACTCATTTTCATAGCACTTAAGTAAGCTCTCACGCTTCCAAATTTTTCAACTTTCTTTCTAATTTGCTTGGAGACAGGAATTGCTAAGTATTTAGCTTTGAAGGGTTTTATTGTTGCTCCAAATTCGTGAGCTGGGGCGTATTCGAGGTTTGTACCAACAACTGCCCAGCC
This genomic window contains:
- a CDS encoding HK97 gp10 family phage protein, which codes for MSGVFGFDKLNNWIEKNLKEFKQRRQRVLKDMATLAQKVAVENAPHDTGTLRRSIQIEYGEGWAVVGTNLEYAPAHEFGATIKPFKAKYLAIPVSKQIRKKVEKFGSVRAYLSAMKMSGYSVFIRDGVIFIQKGNVKPKPQFKLRKQVKIKPKRFFEKAKTEVAEKFPSHTIKTIVRGK